From Halostella salina, one genomic window encodes:
- a CDS encoding V-type ATP synthase subunit H, protein MPRPEVLERIQDVEQEADEIVELAEEEREERIADAREEAEEEARELRERRLEEAREEIEAEREEILEEGVEAREELVERAEFRKDEVIEYVVDTFTEAVHAQT, encoded by the coding sequence ATGCCGAGGCCAGAGGTTCTGGAACGAATACAGGACGTCGAACAGGAGGCCGACGAGATCGTCGAGCTGGCCGAGGAGGAGCGCGAGGAGCGCATCGCCGACGCCCGCGAGGAGGCCGAGGAGGAGGCCCGCGAACTCCGCGAGCGTCGTCTCGAGGAGGCCCGCGAGGAGATCGAGGCGGAGCGCGAGGAGATCCTCGAGGAGGGCGTCGAGGCCCGCGAGGAGCTCGTCGAACGCGCCGAGTTCCGGAAAGACGAGGTGATCGAGTACGTCGTCGACACGTTCACGGAGGCGGTGCATGCTCAGACCTGA
- a CDS encoding polyprenyl synthetase family protein — MEFLERRQSLVEDRLTAVVDGVEPAELEDEVRHVALSGGKRVRPMVTLLACEAAGGDAEDAVDFGVGVELVHNASLVIDDIIDRSDVRRGVDSSWTKYGYGPAIVSSDGLLGEAFALFSTSPAAMQVVAESMVELGEGEATELVAQPTNEEEYMELARRKTGALFRAAAELGAIAADADPFAVEAFGEYAERVGVAFQIRDDVLDATADAEDLGKPTGIDAEMDRPSVVQVTDLTPEEANDRAREEADRALSALDRVDTADTQAREYLQDLARFVVVRER; from the coding sequence ATGGAGTTCCTCGAACGCCGACAGTCGCTCGTCGAGGACCGCCTCACGGCGGTCGTCGACGGCGTCGAACCGGCGGAGCTCGAAGACGAGGTCCGCCACGTCGCGCTCTCCGGGGGGAAGCGCGTGCGGCCGATGGTGACCTTGCTCGCCTGCGAGGCCGCGGGCGGCGACGCCGAGGACGCCGTCGACTTCGGCGTCGGCGTCGAACTCGTCCACAACGCCTCGCTCGTTATCGACGACATCATCGACCGGTCGGACGTCCGCAGAGGCGTCGACAGCTCGTGGACGAAGTACGGCTATGGTCCCGCCATCGTGTCGAGCGACGGCCTGCTGGGGGAGGCGTTCGCGCTGTTCTCGACCAGCCCCGCGGCGATGCAGGTCGTCGCCGAGTCGATGGTCGAACTCGGCGAGGGCGAGGCGACCGAACTCGTCGCCCAGCCGACGAACGAGGAGGAGTACATGGAACTGGCCCGCCGGAAGACGGGCGCGCTGTTCCGGGCTGCCGCCGAACTCGGTGCCATCGCCGCCGACGCCGACCCGTTCGCGGTCGAGGCGTTCGGCGAGTACGCCGAGCGCGTCGGCGTCGCCTTCCAGATCCGGGACGACGTGCTCGACGCGACCGCCGACGCCGAGGACCTCGGGAAGCCGACGGGGATCGACGCGGAGATGGACCGCCCCTCCGTGGTGCAGGTGACCGACCTGACGCCGGAGGAGGCAAACGACCGCGCCCGCGAGGAGGCCGACCGGGCGCTGTCGGCGCTAGATCGTGTCGACACCGCGGACACGCAGGCCCGCGAGTACCTGCAGGACCTCGCGCGGTTCGTCGTCGTGCGGGAGCGGTAG
- a CDS encoding type IV pilin: MSRPPTDHSRPRCRRVAGQSRGVAPVVGVVLLVVCTVVLGGAVAFAADRPSDPPPTAAFTLSADADDDRIAVTHRAGDAVDVTDLDVHVTVDDEPLDRQPPVPFFSGLGFHSGPTGPFNPAGGTTWRPGETASFRVATTNDPTVDPGDDVTVRLSVRGSTVATLTTTA; encoded by the coding sequence GTGTCACGTCCCCCGACCGATCACTCCCGGCCGCGCTGCCGACGGGTCGCGGGCCAGTCCCGCGGGGTCGCCCCCGTCGTCGGCGTCGTGTTGCTGGTCGTCTGTACCGTCGTCCTCGGCGGCGCGGTCGCGTTCGCAGCCGACCGACCGTCCGACCCACCGCCGACGGCCGCGTTCACGCTCTCGGCGGACGCGGACGACGACCGGATAGCGGTCACCCACCGCGCCGGCGACGCCGTCGACGTGACGGATCTGGACGTCCACGTCACGGTCGACGACGAACCGCTCGACCGCCAGCCGCCGGTCCCGTTCTTCTCCGGGCTGGGGTTCCACAGCGGCCCGACCGGGCCGTTCAACCCCGCCGGGGGCACGACGTGGCGGCCCGGCGAGACGGCGTCGTTCAGGGTGGCGACCACGAACGACCCGACGGTCGACCCCGGCGACGACGTGACGGTCAGGCTCTCGGTTCGGGGGTCGACGGTGGCGACGCTGACGACCACCGCGTGA
- a CDS encoding radical SAM protein encodes MISKGCEQCAKGGKMVMFVYGYCDQRDCFYCPLGENRKNVTDVYANERKVESDEDVIAEAKRMDALGTSITGGEPQEALDRTCHYLSLLKEEFGEDHHTHLYTGITGGRENMRRLSEAGLDEIRFHPPLDLWGDMHGTEWEEILYVAREEGLTPAFEIPGIRAEQEFLDFLDEGAADFCNINEFEMSDGNYRRMQEKGYELQDGHMSAVDGSKEILDAMGDHEQVYFCTSVFKDAAQHRNRMKRMARNIRREFDEVTDDGTIVYGKTWETEERLAELGVPEEFYSVKSDHVELAWWLLEEMVEEGDLEEGEIVEQYPSVDGTVVERTPLA; translated from the coding sequence ATGATATCGAAGGGCTGTGAGCAGTGCGCGAAAGGCGGCAAGATGGTCATGTTCGTCTACGGCTACTGTGACCAGCGCGACTGCTTCTACTGCCCCCTCGGCGAGAACCGCAAGAACGTCACCGACGTGTACGCCAACGAGCGGAAGGTCGAGTCCGACGAGGACGTGATCGCCGAGGCAAAACGGATGGACGCGCTGGGCACGTCCATCACCGGCGGCGAACCCCAGGAAGCGCTGGACCGCACCTGTCACTACCTCTCCCTGCTGAAAGAGGAGTTCGGCGAGGACCACCACACGCACCTCTACACCGGGATCACCGGCGGCCGCGAGAACATGCGCCGCCTCTCGGAGGCTGGACTGGACGAGATCCGGTTCCACCCGCCGCTTGACCTGTGGGGCGACATGCACGGCACCGAGTGGGAGGAGATCCTCTACGTCGCCCGCGAGGAGGGGCTGACGCCCGCGTTCGAGATCCCCGGTATCCGCGCCGAGCAGGAGTTCCTCGACTTCCTCGACGAGGGCGCGGCCGACTTCTGCAACATCAACGAGTTCGAGATGTCCGACGGCAACTACCGCCGGATGCAGGAGAAGGGGTACGAACTGCAGGACGGCCACATGAGCGCCGTCGACGGCTCGAAGGAGATCCTCGACGCGATGGGCGACCACGAGCAGGTGTACTTCTGCACCAGCGTGTTCAAGGACGCCGCCCAGCACAGAAACCGCATGAAGCGGATGGCCCGAAACATCCGCCGGGAGTTCGACGAGGTGACCGACGACGGCACGATCGTCTACGGCAAGACCTGGGAGACCGAGGAGCGCCTGGCGGAGCTCGGCGTCCCCGAGGAGTTCTACAGCGTCAAATCGGACCACGTCGAACTCGCCTGGTGGCTCCTGGAGGAGATGGTCGAGGAAGGCGACCTTGAGGAAGGCGAAATCGTCGAGCAGTACCCGAGCGTCGACGGGACGGTGGTCGAGCGGACGCCGCTGGCGTAG
- a CDS encoding electron transfer flavoprotein subunit beta/FixA family protein codes for MKVLVTVKEVAEVEDDFEIEGTEIGSQYLTYDLNEWDDYAVEEGVQIAEDGDDVEVVAVTIGPERSEETIRMALAKGADRAVRVWDESLEGTDLLDVDAKVRLLEAVVEEEDPDLVLSGVQAGDDAFGATGVALADEIGFEWAAVVNQLDLDADAGVAHVHRELEGGVDEVTDVELPAVLTIQTGINEPRYASLRGIRQAQSKEIAPKDLDDLGLSAADVESDLRLTEMYEPETESDATYFDGGPEEEAGQLADLLRDKGVAE; via the coding sequence ATGAAAGTTCTCGTAACGGTCAAGGAGGTCGCCGAAGTCGAGGACGACTTCGAGATCGAGGGGACCGAGATCGGGTCGCAGTATCTCACCTACGACTTGAACGAGTGGGACGACTACGCCGTCGAGGAGGGCGTCCAGATCGCCGAGGACGGCGACGACGTGGAGGTCGTCGCGGTCACGATCGGCCCGGAGCGCAGCGAGGAGACGATCCGCATGGCGCTGGCGAAGGGTGCGGACCGGGCGGTGCGCGTCTGGGACGAGTCCCTGGAAGGGACCGACCTGCTCGACGTGGACGCGAAGGTTCGCCTGCTGGAGGCGGTCGTCGAGGAAGAGGACCCGGATCTCGTGCTGTCCGGCGTGCAGGCCGGCGACGACGCGTTCGGCGCGACCGGCGTGGCGCTGGCCGACGAGATCGGCTTCGAGTGGGCCGCCGTCGTGAACCAGCTGGACCTCGACGCCGACGCGGGCGTCGCCCACGTCCACCGCGAACTGGAAGGGGGCGTCGACGAGGTGACCGACGTGGAACTGCCCGCCGTCCTGACGATCCAGACGGGTATCAACGAGCCGCGCTACGCCAGCCTGCGGGGCATCCGGCAGGCCCAGAGCAAGGAGATCGCGCCGAAGGACCTCGACGACCTGGGCCTCTCGGCGGCCGACGTGGAGAGCGACCTGCGGCTGACCGAGATGTACGAGCCGGAAACCGAGAGCGACGCGACGTACTTCGACGGCGGTCCCGAGGAGGAGGCCGGACAGCTCGCTGACCTGCTCCGCGACAAGGGGGTGGCAGAATGA
- a CDS encoding FAD-dependent oxidoreductase, which produces MSSTDVLVVGGGATGVGIARDLAIRGVDATLVDRDGLNGGTTGRSHGLLHSGARYAENDPEGARECIAESRVLREIAPHCLGGDGGYFVALADDDPDYFDEKVAACRDLDIPVDVLDGEAARETVPDLAATVDRVAAVPDRVIHPSALVAATAADARDHGATIRPHTPVRDLLVEGGRVAGAAVEAEAAVETIRADHVVNATGAWAGELAELAGVDVEMRPSRGVMVAVDYGGLPVVLNRCRPPADGDIVVPHADQAVLGTTSVDVDDPDDYPQEDWEVERCIEECARLLPPVADATVERVWWGVRPLYGPDEDERPGGRGISRGFFVLDHADRDGVAGFTTVVGGKLTTHRQMAEAVADRVCERLGVDADCRTADEPLPFRDDPEGLAAAVGEFDAAAPSDVDVDPH; this is translated from the coding sequence ATGTCTTCGACAGACGTGCTCGTCGTCGGCGGCGGCGCGACCGGTGTGGGGATCGCACGCGACCTCGCGATCCGCGGCGTCGACGCCACGCTGGTCGACCGCGACGGCCTGAACGGCGGCACGACCGGGCGATCGCACGGCCTGCTCCACAGCGGCGCGCGCTACGCCGAGAACGACCCCGAAGGTGCCCGCGAGTGCATCGCGGAGAGTCGGGTCCTCCGCGAGATAGCGCCCCACTGCCTCGGCGGCGACGGCGGCTACTTCGTCGCGCTTGCCGACGACGATCCGGACTACTTCGACGAGAAGGTAGCCGCCTGCCGCGACCTCGACATCCCGGTCGACGTGCTCGACGGCGAGGCGGCCCGCGAGACCGTCCCCGACCTCGCGGCGACCGTCGACCGCGTGGCGGCGGTCCCCGACCGGGTGATCCACCCCTCAGCGCTCGTCGCGGCGACGGCGGCCGACGCCCGTGACCACGGGGCGACGATCCGGCCGCACACGCCGGTCCGCGACCTGCTCGTCGAGGGCGGGCGAGTCGCCGGCGCGGCCGTCGAAGCCGAGGCCGCCGTCGAGACGATCCGCGCGGACCACGTCGTCAACGCGACCGGCGCGTGGGCCGGCGAACTGGCCGAACTGGCCGGGGTCGACGTGGAGATGCGGCCCAGTCGCGGCGTGATGGTCGCGGTCGACTACGGGGGCCTGCCGGTCGTCCTGAACCGCTGTCGGCCGCCCGCGGACGGCGACATCGTCGTCCCCCACGCCGACCAGGCCGTGCTCGGCACGACCAGCGTCGACGTCGACGACCCCGACGACTACCCGCAGGAGGACTGGGAGGTCGAACGCTGCATCGAGGAGTGCGCCCGCCTCCTGCCGCCGGTTGCCGACGCGACGGTCGAACGGGTCTGGTGGGGCGTCCGCCCGCTGTACGGCCCGGACGAGGACGAACGCCCGGGCGGCCGTGGCATCTCGCGGGGCTTTTTCGTCCTCGACCACGCCGACCGCGACGGCGTCGCCGGCTTCACCACCGTCGTCGGCGGGAAGCTGACCACACACAGACAGATGGCCGAAGCCGTCGCGGACCGCGTCTGCGAGCGCCTCGGCGTCGACGCCGACTGCCGGACCGCCGACGAACCGCTCCCGTTCCGCGACGACCCCGAGGGTCTCGCGGCGGCCGTCGGCGAGTTCGACGCGGCCGCGCCGTCGGACGTTGACGTCGATCCGCACTGA
- a CDS encoding DUF373 family protein produces MLLVLCVDLDDDLGRKTDVETPVVGRDAVEDAAVALATEDPEDSDVNVLFQGIHVANEVTDEEVTVAAVTGNDGGDVSANREVGEEVDEVLAGLSTGEGVTALIVTDGAQDESVVPVIRSRVTVDGVRRVVVRQAQDLESVYYTMKQVLDDPETRGTILIPMGILLLIYPLAVIASMFELPGGVVFGVVSALLGFYLLSRGLGLMQTMDALVGRARNSLYAGRVTIITYLVAAVLLVIGGVSGVGRLETVRMDAAGTLGALEVLAALVYGAVQWFAAAGITTSLGQITDEYLADRLEWRYLNAPFYVLSIAVVLDAVSAYFLDLVNLSYLAAALTGGTLLGLVSTLAFAVAESRFPRNAERDRDPA; encoded by the coding sequence ATGCTGCTGGTGCTCTGTGTCGACCTCGACGACGACCTCGGCCGCAAGACCGACGTGGAGACGCCGGTCGTCGGCCGCGACGCCGTCGAGGACGCCGCCGTCGCGCTGGCGACCGAGGACCCCGAGGACAGCGACGTGAACGTACTGTTCCAGGGCATCCACGTCGCGAACGAGGTGACCGACGAGGAGGTCACCGTCGCGGCCGTCACCGGCAACGACGGCGGCGACGTGAGCGCCAACCGCGAGGTCGGCGAGGAGGTCGACGAGGTGCTGGCCGGCCTCTCGACCGGCGAGGGCGTCACCGCGCTGATCGTCACGGACGGCGCGCAGGACGAGAGCGTCGTCCCGGTGATCCGCTCGCGGGTCACCGTCGACGGCGTCCGCCGGGTCGTCGTCCGGCAGGCACAGGACCTCGAATCGGTGTACTACACGATGAAGCAGGTGCTTGACGACCCGGAGACACGCGGGACGATCCTCATCCCGATGGGCATTCTCCTGCTCATCTATCCCCTCGCCGTGATCGCTAGCATGTTCGAACTGCCCGGCGGCGTGGTGTTCGGCGTCGTCTCGGCGCTGCTCGGTTTCTACCTCCTCTCGCGGGGACTCGGCCTGATGCAGACGATGGACGCGCTCGTCGGCCGGGCGCGAAACAGCCTCTACGCCGGCCGGGTGACGATAATCACCTACCTCGTCGCGGCCGTTCTGCTGGTGATCGGTGGCGTCAGCGGCGTGGGCAGGCTGGAAACCGTCCGGATGGACGCCGCCGGCACGCTCGGCGCGCTGGAGGTGCTTGCGGCACTCGTCTACGGCGCTGTCCAGTGGTTCGCCGCCGCCGGGATCACCACGAGCCTCGGCCAGATCACCGACGAGTACCTCGCGGACCGCCTTGAGTGGCGCTACCTGAACGCCCCGTTCTACGTCCTCTCCATCGCCGTCGTGCTGGACGCGGTCAGCGCCTACTTCCTCGACCTGGTGAACCTCTCGTACCTCGCCGCGGCGCTGACCGGTGGGACGCTGCTGGGACTGGTGAGCACGCTCGCCTTCGCGGTCGCGGAGTCGCGGTTCCCGAGAAACGCCGAGCGGGACCGGGACCCGGCCTGA
- a CDS encoding electron transfer flavoprotein subunit alpha/FixB family protein, whose translation MTDVLAVAEHRRGDLRDVSYEVITVGRELADETGGDLHLAVIGGDVDAFAEDLNREGVDAIHTVDHGEEFNHGVYTQAVAQLYDTTDAGYVVTPNSVNGLDYAPAVANRLDLPVVTDVIGLDASGDGLVATREMYGSKVETTVELDADRAVVTIRGAEWPPAEGTGDADVTAFDADIDESAVRSTVTGFEEAGGGDVDISEADVLVSVGRGIEEEENIELVQDLADALDATLSSSRPIVDNGWLPKNRQVGQSGKVVTPDVYIAIGISGAVQHVAGMKGSDTIVAINTDPNAPIFDLADYGIVDDLFDVVPALIEEFE comes from the coding sequence ATGACGGACGTGCTCGCCGTCGCCGAGCACCGCCGCGGCGACCTGCGCGACGTGAGCTACGAGGTCATCACCGTCGGGCGCGAACTCGCCGACGAGACCGGCGGCGACCTCCACCTGGCCGTCATCGGCGGCGACGTGGACGCCTTCGCCGAGGACCTGAACCGCGAGGGCGTCGACGCGATCCACACCGTCGACCACGGCGAGGAGTTCAACCACGGCGTGTACACCCAGGCGGTCGCACAGCTGTACGACACGACCGACGCCGGCTACGTCGTGACGCCCAACAGCGTCAACGGGCTCGACTACGCGCCCGCGGTGGCGAACCGGCTCGACCTCCCGGTGGTCACGGACGTGATCGGTCTGGACGCCTCGGGCGACGGCCTCGTCGCGACCCGCGAGATGTACGGTTCGAAGGTCGAGACGACCGTCGAACTCGACGCCGACCGCGCCGTCGTCACGATCCGCGGCGCGGAGTGGCCGCCCGCCGAGGGCACCGGCGACGCCGACGTGACGGCGTTCGACGCCGACATCGACGAGTCCGCGGTCCGCTCGACGGTCACCGGCTTCGAGGAGGCCGGCGGCGGCGACGTGGACATCAGCGAGGCCGACGTGCTCGTCAGCGTCGGCCGCGGCATCGAGGAGGAGGAGAACATCGAACTCGTGCAGGATCTGGCCGACGCGCTGGACGCGACGCTGTCGTCCTCGCGGCCGATCGTCGACAACGGCTGGCTCCCGAAGAACCGGCAGGTCGGCCAGTCCGGGAAGGTCGTCACCCCCGACGTGTACATCGCCATCGGCATCTCCGGCGCGGTCCAGCACGTCGCCGGGATGAAAGGCAGCGACACCATCGTCGCGATCAACACCGACCCGAACGCCCCCATCTTCGACCTGGCCGACTACGGCATCGTCGACGACCTGTTCGACGTGGTGCCGGCGCTGATCGAGGAGTTCGAGTAG
- a CDS encoding DUF7094 domain-containing protein, which produces MKRITALVMVLILAVPAPALALAAPADGSPPTGAPAAVDDRAESNSTERLSLPGDVTSTTVKPSADMAQVVGDADDTFAARFRTRAANVSVQAAGSTTARVAAAQAMLDDIETRADRLQRTERTAVRSYVNGTSSATELLRTLASVHTRAEALDQSLYAHGQLAATIDGYDAVDRRGEIRTQLTMLRSPARQRVGEAFAGTGDVDDITRVAASESGVVVGTLADGQYHREAIRFDNRDDNTTDTFDGDLAAVLDYARTDLYPWATANQQGNLALSGTYEGQYRLAIPHTHGSLTIYLDGTTRGVFREFQALNVDRLPRSSVLNDTDGNLTMRIERTPDDGPARFNVTDAAGEPVDAVVRINGERVGTTGDDGLLWTLPPRSYYLASATAGGTTVNSTVGA; this is translated from the coding sequence ATGAAGCGTATCACGGCCCTGGTCATGGTCCTGATCCTCGCCGTGCCGGCCCCTGCCCTCGCCCTCGCGGCTCCGGCGGACGGCTCCCCGCCGACCGGAGCGCCGGCCGCCGTCGACGACCGAGCGGAATCGAACTCCACCGAACGCCTCTCCCTCCCGGGCGACGTGACGTCCACGACCGTCAAGCCGTCGGCCGACATGGCCCAGGTCGTCGGTGACGCCGACGACACGTTCGCCGCGCGCTTCCGAACCCGCGCGGCGAACGTGTCGGTCCAGGCCGCTGGCTCCACGACGGCCCGTGTGGCGGCCGCCCAGGCGATGCTTGACGACATCGAGACCCGGGCCGACCGCCTCCAGCGGACCGAACGGACGGCCGTCCGCTCGTACGTCAACGGTACGAGTTCGGCGACCGAACTGCTCCGGACGCTCGCGTCGGTCCACACCCGCGCGGAAGCCCTCGACCAGTCGCTGTACGCACACGGCCAGCTGGCCGCCACCATCGACGGCTACGACGCCGTCGACCGGCGCGGCGAGATCAGAACGCAGCTCACGATGCTCCGGTCGCCCGCCAGACAGCGCGTCGGCGAGGCGTTCGCCGGCACCGGCGACGTCGACGACATCACGCGGGTCGCGGCATCCGAGTCGGGCGTCGTCGTCGGAACGCTGGCGGACGGCCAGTACCACCGTGAGGCGATCCGGTTCGACAACCGGGACGACAACACGACCGACACGTTCGACGGCGACCTCGCGGCGGTGCTCGACTACGCCAGGACCGACCTGTACCCCTGGGCCACCGCGAACCAGCAGGGGAACCTCGCACTCTCGGGGACGTACGAGGGCCAGTACCGCCTTGCGATCCCACACACCCACGGAAGCCTCACGATCTACCTCGACGGCACCACCCGGGGGGTGTTCCGTGAGTTCCAGGCGCTCAACGTCGACCGGCTCCCCCGGAGCTCCGTACTCAACGACACCGATGGGAACCTCACGATGCGGATCGAGCGGACGCCGGATGACGGCCCGGCCCGGTTCAACGTGACCGATGCCGCCGGCGAGCCGGTCGATGCAGTGGTTCGGATCAACGGCGAGCGGGTCGGCACGACGGGCGACGACGGCCTCCTGTGGACGCTCCCGCCGCGCTCGTACTACCTCGCCTCGGCCACTGCGGGCGGGACGACGGTGAATTCGACCGTCGGAGCCTGA
- a CDS encoding helix-turn-helix transcriptional regulator — protein MRLRAAVSFALLVSLVLAPVGAAAAMPLGTDPGRPPAAAQQTADPPDPETVFRVRITESGHANWTVEFRQHLETENDTEAFRDYRDEIVAGEERPPVTESTFQQFADEASAATGRNMTIRNGRYTGRVANDTGIIAFHFTWTNFASVNGDDRIAVGDAFNGTSGTWFPQLDDGQRLVIEPPDGHIPSTAPRGHENGTFEWNGPYEFNRNEITIVYTPSGSDGNGTNGGGGETTGPGGDADEPIPMALLGVGVVALVVAVGTGGYLLARRQNGGSGGVVADTAPATETGAVTEPDAGADADGDAADADEDEPADDDTIDETLLSDEERVTRLLEENGGRMKQAKIVSETGWSNAKVSQLLSSMDDDDRIDKLRIGRENLITLPDEDIGDID, from the coding sequence ATGCGGTTACGTGCCGCCGTTTCGTTTGCCCTCCTCGTCTCCCTGGTCCTCGCCCCGGTCGGTGCGGCAGCAGCGATGCCGCTAGGAACCGACCCCGGCCGACCGCCGGCCGCCGCCCAGCAGACGGCCGATCCGCCGGACCCGGAGACCGTGTTCCGGGTCCGGATCACCGAGTCCGGCCACGCGAACTGGACGGTCGAGTTCCGACAACACCTCGAGACAGAGAACGACACCGAGGCGTTCCGCGACTATCGGGACGAGATCGTCGCCGGCGAGGAGCGCCCGCCGGTGACCGAATCGACGTTCCAGCAGTTCGCCGACGAGGCGTCGGCGGCGACCGGTCGCAACATGACGATCCGGAACGGCCGATACACCGGCCGGGTCGCGAACGACACCGGGATCATCGCGTTTCATTTCACCTGGACGAACTTCGCCAGCGTGAACGGCGACGACCGGATCGCCGTCGGCGACGCGTTCAACGGGACCTCCGGGACGTGGTTCCCCCAGCTCGACGACGGGCAGCGGCTCGTCATCGAGCCACCCGACGGCCACATCCCGTCCACCGCCCCCCGCGGCCACGAGAACGGGACGTTCGAGTGGAACGGTCCGTACGAGTTCAACCGGAACGAGATCACGATCGTCTACACCCCGAGCGGCTCGGACGGCAACGGGACCAACGGCGGTGGCGGCGAAACGACCGGTCCCGGCGGCGACGCCGACGAACCGATCCCGATGGCGCTGCTCGGCGTCGGGGTCGTCGCGCTGGTCGTCGCCGTCGGCACCGGCGGCTACCTCCTCGCCCGCCGACAGAACGGGGGGAGTGGCGGCGTGGTCGCAGACACCGCCCCCGCCACCGAGACCGGCGCGGTGACCGAACCGGACGCCGGAGCCGACGCGGATGGGGACGCGGCCGACGCTGACGAGGACGAGCCGGCGGACGACGACACGATCGACGAGACGCTGCTGTCCGACGAGGAGCGTGTAACTCGGCTGCTGGAGGAGAACGGCGGCCGGATGAAGCAGGCGAAGATCGTCTCCGAGACGGGGTGGTCGAACGCGAAGGTGTCCCAGTTGCTCTCCTCGATGGACGACGACGACCGGATCGACAAGCTCCGGATCGGCCGGGAGAACCTGATCACGCTCCCGGACGAGGACATCGGCGACATCGACTGA
- a CDS encoding methyltransferase domain-containing protein → MGILENKARARLFYKYLSKVYDQVNPFVWNEEMRSEALGLLDIEPDDRVLDVGCGTGFGTEGLLDHVDEVHGLDQSVHQMEKAWAKFGKTDGPVRFYRGDAERLPFKTDSFDVIWSSGSIEYWPHPVRALREFRRVLKPGGQVLVVGPNYPETGIMQKVADSIMLFYDAEEADRMFSEAGFEGIEHRLMGPSYDPDVAITTVARAPE, encoded by the coding sequence ATGGGAATCCTCGAGAACAAGGCCCGCGCGAGGCTGTTCTACAAGTACCTCTCGAAGGTGTACGACCAGGTGAACCCGTTCGTCTGGAACGAGGAGATGCGCAGCGAGGCGCTCGGCCTGCTCGACATCGAGCCGGACGACCGGGTGCTGGACGTGGGCTGTGGCACCGGGTTCGGCACCGAAGGCCTGCTCGACCACGTCGACGAGGTCCACGGGCTGGACCAGAGCGTCCACCAGATGGAGAAGGCGTGGGCGAAGTTCGGCAAGACCGACGGCCCGGTCCGGTTCTACCGCGGCGACGCCGAGCGTCTGCCGTTCAAGACCGACAGCTTCGACGTGATCTGGTCCTCGGGCTCCATCGAGTACTGGCCCCATCCCGTGCGGGCGCTCCGGGAGTTCCGGCGCGTCCTGAAGCCGGGCGGGCAGGTGCTCGTCGTCGGGCCGAACTACCCCGAGACGGGGATCATGCAGAAGGTCGCCGACAGCATCATGCTGTTTTACGACGCCGAGGAGGCCGACCGGATGTTCTCCGAGGCCGGGTTCGAGGGGATCGAACACCGGCTGATGGGGCCGAGCTACGACCCCGACGTGGCGATCACGACGGTCGCCCGCGCCCCCGAGTAA